From the genome of Acomys russatus chromosome 27, mAcoRus1.1, whole genome shotgun sequence, one region includes:
- the Upf1 gene encoding regulator of nonsense transcripts 1, giving the protein MSVEAYGPSSQTLTFLDTEEAELLGADTQGSEFEFTDFTLPSQTQTPPGGPGGAGGPSGAVAGGAVGQLDAQVGPEGILQNGAVDDSVAKTSQLLAELNFEEDEEDTYYTKDLPVHACSYCGIHDPACVVYCNTSKKWFCNGRGNTSGSHIVNHLVRAKCKEVTLHKDGPLGETVLECYNCGCRNVFLLGFIPAKADSVVVLLCRQPCASQSSLKDINWDSSQWQPLIQDRCFLSWLVKIPSEQEQLRARQITAQQINKLEELWKENPSATLEDLEKPGVDEEPQHVLLRYEDAYQYQNIFGPLVKLEADYDKKLKESQTQDNITVRWDLGLNKKRIAFFTLPKTDSDMRLMQGDEICLRYKGDLAPLWKGIGHVIKVPDNYGDEIAIELRSSVGAPVEVTHNFQVDFVWKSTSFDRMQSALKTFAVDETSVSGYIYHKLLGHEVEDVVIKCQLPKRFTAQGLPDLNHSQVYAVKTVLQRPLSLIQGPPGTGKTVTSATIVYHLARQGNGPVLVCAPSNIAVDQLTEKIHQTGLKVVRLCAKSREAIDSPVSFLALHNQIRNMDSMPELQKLQQLKDETGELSSADEKRYRALKRTAERELLMNADVICCTCVGAGDPRLAKMQFRSILIDESTQATEPECMVPVVLGAKQLILVGDHCQLGPVVMCKKAAKAGLSQSLFERLVVLGIRPIRLQVQYRMHPALSAFPSNIFYEGSLQNGVTAADRVKKGFDFQWPQPDKPMFFYVTQGQEEIASSGTSYLNRTEAANVEKITTKLLKAGAKPDQIGIITPYEGQRSYLVQYMQFSGSLHTKLYQEVEIASVDAFQGREKDFIILSCVRANEHQGIGFLNDPRRLNVALTRARYGVIIVGNPKALSKQPLWNHLLSYYKEQKALVEGPLNNLRESLMQFSKPRKLVNTVNPGARFMTTAMYDAREAIIPGSVYDRSSQGRPSNMYFQTHDQIGMISAGPSHVAAMNIPIPFNLVMPPMPPPGYFGQANGPAAGRGTPKSKTGRGGRQKNRFGLPGPSQATLPNSQASQDVASQPFSQGALTQGYVSMSQPSQMSQPGLSQPELSQDSYLGDEFKSQIDVALSQDSTYQGERAYQHGGVTGLSQY; this is encoded by the exons ATGAGCGTGGAGGCGTACGGCCCCAGCTCGCAGACGCTCACCTTCTTGGACACTGAGGAGGCCGAGCTGCTCGGCGCTGACACCCAGGGCTCGGAGTTCGAGTTCACCGACTTCACCCTCCCCAGCCAGACGCAGACACCCCCCGGCGGCCCCGGCGGCGCGGGAGGCCCTAGCGGAGCGGTCGCAGGCGGCGCGGTCGGCCAGCTCGACGCGCAA GTTGGACCAGAGGGCATCTTGCAAAATGGGGCTGTGGATGACAGCGTGGCCAAGACCAGCCAGCTGCTGGCTGAGCTGAACTtcgaggaagatgaagaggacaCATACTACACCAAGGACCTCCCAGTGCATGCCTGCAG TTACTGTGGAATCCATGATCCTGCCTGCGTGGTTTACTGCAATACCAGCAAGAAGTGGTTCTGCAACGGCCGAGGAAATACTTCTGGCAG CCACATTGTGAATCACCTCGTGAGGGCAAAATGCAAGGAAGTGACACTGCACAAGGACGGGCCACTGGGCGAGACCGTGCTGGAGTGCTACAACTGTGGGTGCCGCAACGTCTTCCTCCTGGGCTTCATCCCTGCGAAGGCTGACTcggtggtggtgctgctgtgcAG GCAGCCCTGTGCCAGCCAGAGCAGCCTGAAGGACATCAACTGGGACAGCTCACAGTGGCAGCCCCTCATCCAGGACCGGTGCTTCCTGTCATGGCTGGTCAAGATTCCGTCTGAGCAGGAGCAGCTGCGAGCACGGCAGATCACGGCACAGCAGATCAACAAGCTGGAGGAGCTGTGGAAG GAAAACCCTTCAGCCACCCTCGAGGACCTAGAGAAGCCAGGAGTGGACGAGGAGCCGCAGCACGTGCTCCTGCGCTATGAGGATGCTTACCAGTACCAGAACATCTTTGGGCCGCTGGTCAAGCTGGAGGCTGACTATGACAAGAAGCTGAAGGAGTCACAG ACTCAAGATAACATCACGGTCAGGTGGGACCTGGGCCTTAACAAGAAGAGAATCGCCTTCTTCACTTTGCCCAAGACTGACTCTG ATATGCGGCTCATGCAGGGGGATGAGATCTGTCTGCGGTACAAAGGGGACCTGGCCCCCCTCTGGAAGGGCATTGGCCACGTCATCAAGGTCCCCGACA ATTATGGCGATGAGATTGCCATCGAGCTCCGCAGCAGTGTGGGGGCCCCCGTGGAAGTGACCCACAACTTCCAGGTGGACTTTGTGTGGAAGTCGACCTCCTTTGATAG GATGCAGAGTGCGCTGAAGACCTTTGCTGTGGACGAGACCTCTGTGTCAGGGTACATCTACCACAAGCTGCTGGGCCACGAGGTGGAGGATGTGGTCATCAAGTGCCAGCTGCCAAAGCGCTTCACGGCTCAGGGGCTCCCTGACCTCAACCACTCTCAG GTGTATGCTGTGAAGACCGTGCTGCAGCGACCACTCAGCCTCATCCAGGGCCCTCCAGGCACGGGCAAGACTGTCACGTCAGCCACTATTGTGTACCACCTTGCTCGGCAGGGCAATGG GCCTGTGCTTGTCTGTGCCCCAAGTAACATCGCCGTCGACCAGCTCACAGAGAAGATTCACCAGACAGGGCTGAAGGTGGTACGCCTCTGCGCCAAGAGCCGCGAGGCCATTGACTCCCCAGTGTCCTTCCTGGCCCTGCACAACCAGATCAGGAACATGGACAG CATGCCCGAGCTGCAGAAGCTGCAGCAGCTGAAGGACGAGACGGGCGAACTGTCATCTGCAGACGAGAAGCGGTACCGGGCGCTCAAGCGCACTGCTGAGAGAGAACTGCTCATG AATGCAGATGTCATCTGCTGCACGTGTGTGGGCGCTGGTGACCCGAGGCTGGCCAAGATGCAATTTCGTTCCATCCTCATTGACGAGAGCACCCAGGCCACTGAGCCTGAGTGCATGGTGCCTGTGGTCCTCGGGGCCAAGCAG CTGATCCTCGTGGGTGACCATTGCCAGCTGGGTCCAGTGGTGATGTGCAAGAAGGCAGCCAAGGCTGGGCTGTCACAGTCGCTCTTCGAGCGCTTGGTGGTGCTGGGCATCCGGCCCATCCGCCTGCAGGTGCAGTACCGCATGCACCCGGCTCTCAGCGCCTTCCCCTCCAACATCTTCTACGAGGGCTCCTTGCAGAACGGTGTCACTGCAG CTGATCGTGTCAAGAAGGGCTTTGACTTCCAGTGGCCACAGCCTGACAAGCCCATGTTCTTCTACGTGACACAGGGCCAGGAGGAGATTGCCAGCTCTGGGACGTCCTACCTCAACAG GACGGAGGCAGCCAACGTGGAGAAGATAACTACGAAGCTGCTGAAGGCAGGTGCGAAGCCCGACCAGATTGGCATCATCACGCCCTACGAGGGTCAGCGCTCCTACCTGGTGCAGTACATGCAGTTCAGTGGCTCCCTGCACACCAAGCTCTACCAG GAAGTGGAGATCGCCAGTGTGGACGCCTTCCAGGGCCGGGAGAAGGACTTCATCATCCTGTCCTGCGTGCGTGCCAACGAGCACCAGGGTATCGGCTTCCTCAATGACCCCCGGCGTCTCAATGTGGCTCTCACCAGAGCGAG ATACGGCGTCATCATTGTGGGTAACCCAAAGGCGCTGTCAAAGCAGCCTCTGTGGAACCACCTGCTGAGCTACTACAAGGAGCAGAAGGCGCTGGTGGAAGGGCCGCTCAACAACCTGCGTGAGAGCCTCATGCAGTTCAGCAAGCCCCGGAAGCTCGTCAACACCGTCAACCCG GGGGCCCGCTTCATGACTACAGCCATGTATGATGCTCGTGAGGCCATCATCCCCGGATCTGTCTACGACCGCAGCAGCCAGG GCCGGCCCTCGAACATGTACTTCCAGACTCACGACCAGATTGGCATGATCAGCGCAGGCCCCAGCCACGTGGCGGCCATGAACATCCCCATCCCCTTCAACTTGGTCATGCCTCCCATGCCACCACCTGGGTACTTCGGACAGGCCAATGGGCCGGCTGCTG GCCGGGGCACCCCAAAAAGCAAGACTGGCCGTGGGGGCCGCCAGAAGAACCGCTTTGGGCTTCCTGGGCCCAGCCAGGCCACCCTTCCCaacagccaggccagccaggacgtTGCCTCACAGCCCTTTTCTCAGGGCGCCCTCACGCAGGGCTATGTGTCCATGAGCCAGCCCTCCCAGATGAGCCAGCCCGGGCTCTCCCAGCCAGAACTGTCTCAG GACAGCTACCTCGGTGATGAGTTTAAATCACAGATTGACGTGGCACTCTCACAAGACTCCACGTACCAGGGAGAGCGGGCGTACCAGCACGGCGGGGTCACCGGGCTGTCCCAGTACTAG
- the Gdf1 gene encoding embryonic growth/differentiation factor 1, translated as MLPVCRHSGGHLLFLLLLLPSTPLARGPASSGPAAALLRALGLQEAPGVVPTLRPVPPVMWRLFRRRDPQEARVGHPLRPCHVEELGVAGNIVRHISDSGLFSRSPEPARTSGLCPEWTVAFDLSSVEPAEQPTRLRLELRLEAEREDTRGWELSVALWAEDERAGPELLRVPAPPGLPLRVDLLGTVVAANASVPRTLRLALSLHPRAAACAHLAEASLLLVTLDPRRCPLPRLRRHTEPGAGGGPGGACRTRRLHVSFREVGWHRWVIAPRGFLANFCQGTCALPDALRGPGGPPALNHAVLRALMHAAAPTPGAGLPCCVPARLSPISVLFFDNSDNVVLRHYEDMVVDGCGCR; from the exons ATGCTCCCTGTCTGCCGCCACTCCGGTGGCCACCTCCTCTTTTTGCTTCTCCTGCTGCCCTCGACGCCCCTGGCCCGTGGGCCAGCATCCTCGGGCCCCGCCGCCGCCCTGCTCCGGGCTCTCGGGCTGCAGGAAGCGCCTGGGGTCGTCCCTACGCTCCGACCTGTCCCTCCTGTCATGTGGCGCCTGTTCCGCCGCCGCGACCCCCAGGAAGCCAGAGTGGGGCACCCTCTGCGACCATGCCACGTGGAGGAACTGGGGGTCGCCGGAAACATAGTGCGCCACATCTCGGATAGCG GTCTGTTCTCCAGGTCCCCAGAGCCCGCCAGGACCTCAGGGCTGTGCCCCGAGTGGACTGTCGCCTTCGACCTGTCCAGCGTGGAGCCCGCTGAGCAGCCTACACGCTTGCGCCTGGAGTTGCGGCTGGAGGCTGAGCGCGAGGACACGCGAGGGTGGGAGCTAAGTGTGGCGCTGTGGGCCGAGGACGAGCGTGCCGGGCCCGAGCTGCTGCGCGTGCCGGCGCCACCCGGGCTGCCACTGCGTGTCGACCTACTGGGGACTGTAGTGGCGGCCAACGCGTCGGTGCCGCGTACCCTGCGCCTGGCACTGTCACTGCACCCGAGGGCCGCCGCCTGCGCGCACCTGGCTGAGGCCTCACTCCTACTGGTGACGCTGGACCCGCGTCGGTGTCCCCTGCCGCGACTGCGGCGCCACACGGAGCCAGGGGCGGGAGGTGGTCCTGGGGGCGCGTGTCGCACCCGACGGTTGCATGTGAGCTTCCGTGAGGTGGGCTGGCACCGCTGGGTGATAGCACCGCGTGGCTTCCTGGCCAACTTCTGCCAGGGCACGTGCGCACTGCCTGACGCACTGCGGGGACCCGGCGGGCCGCCTGCACTCAACCACGCTGTGCTGCGCGCGCTCATGCACGCAGCTGCTCCCACCCCGGGCGCAGGTCTGCCCTGCTGCGTGCCCGCGCGCCTATCGCCCATCTCCGTGCTCTTCTTCGACAACAGTGACAACGTGGTGCTGCGCCACTACGAGGACATGGTGGTGGATGGGTGTGGCTGCCGCTGA